Part of the Leifsonia soli genome is shown below.
ATCCCGCCGCGGGGATGACGGCCTTCGTCACGTAACTGGTCACGGTCTTCTCCTTGCAGTGGGGTGCCGAGGTGCTCGTAGGTGTCGCCGACACGCGGTGCGGGAGCGCACCTGCGAGCACCTCGGCGAAGAGGGATGGGTCAGCGGACGGGGGCGAGAGCGGCGAGGTCGTCGGCCAGCGGGGCCAGCTCGGGAACGGTGCCCATCGCGAGGACGCTCCAGCCGGCGCGGTTCCACGCGGCGGCGTCGAGGCAGTTGCGACCGTCGATGACTGTCCGGCCCCGGACCAGCTCACGCAGACCCGCCGGGTCGGCGGTCGTGAACTCGTCCCACTCTGTCAGCACGACCGTCAGGTCGGCTCCGGTCAGCGCCTCCTCCATCGAGTCGGCGTAGCCGAGGGTCGGATAGAGCCGCTGGGCGGTCTCGCGGGCCTGCGGGTCGTAGACGACGACCTGCGCACCGCGCAGGTGCAGCGCCGCCGCCACGTTGAGCGCCGGCGAGTCGCGGACGTCGTCCGTGTGCGGCTTGAATGCGGCGCCCAGCACGCCGATGCGGCGGTTGAGCACCGAACCGCCGAGCGCCTTCAGCGCGAGGTCGATCACGCGCTGGCGGCGGCCCATGTTGATCTCGTCCACCTGCTGGAGCAGGCCGACCGCCGCGTGGGCGCCCAGCTCGTTCGAGCGGTACATGAGAGCACGGATGTCCTTCGGCAAGCAGCCTCCGCCGAAGCCGAGGCCGGCGTTGAGGAACTGGCGGCCGATCCGCACATCGTGGCCGAGGGCGTCCGCGAGCAGCGAGACGTCCGCCCCGGCTGCGTCGCACACCTCGGCGATCGCGTTGATGAACGAGATCTTCGTGGCGAGGAAGGCATTGGCGCTGACCTTGACGAGCTCGGCCGTCGGCAGGTCGGCCACGAGGACCGGGCAGCCCTCGGAGATCGGCTTCTCGTAGATGCGTCGGAGGGTGGCCTCCGCCTTCGCGGAGGTTCCGCCGAACACGAGGCGATCGGGCGAGAGGGTGTCGTCCACCGCCTTGCCTTCGCGCAGGAACTCGGGGTTCCAGACGAGCTCGACATCGATCCCTGCGGGTACGGCGTCCGCGACGATCGCACGGAGCCGCGCGCCCGTCCCGACCGGAACCGTCGACTTGCCCACGATGAGCCCGTCGTGCGTCAGGTTCTCTGCGATCCCGCGAGCTGCGGCCTCCACGTAGGAGAGGTTCGCCGCGAAGGAGCCGGACTGCTGAGGCGTCCCGACGCAGATGAAGTGCACGTCGGAGACGGCGACGGCCTCGGCGAGGTCGGTCGTGAACGTGAGGCGTCCGGCGGCGACGTTCCGGCGGATGAGCTCGGGCAGGCCGGGCTCGAAGAACGGCGCGCGTCCCTCCTTGAGCTCCTCGACCTTGCGCGGGTCGGTGTCGACGCCGACGACGTCGAAGCCGAGCTCGGCCATGGCGGCCGCGTGGGTGGCGCCGAGGTAGCCGGTGCCGATCACGCTGATGCGGGGAGCGGGCTGGTCCTTGGACTTCTTGGGAGCGGTCATGACGATCGTCCTTTCTGGTGGTCAGGGAGCGGGAGTGAGGGCGAAGTCGTCCTCGGGTCTGGTGAGGCCGGTGATGAAGGCGGAGAGAGAGTCCGCCCGGGAGTCGATGCGCCAGTCGTTGGTGGCGCGGACGCCTTCGACGTAGCTGGTCACCGCGAGGTTGAACCACGAGAAGCCGATGATGTCGTCGTTCTCCGGTTTGGCGAGGGCCTCGAAGAAGGATGTGATCCAGGTGGCCTTGTGTCCTTCCGTCTCCGACGCACCGACCTCGGCGAGCATGATCGGCTTGCTCGTGATCGAGCGCAGCTTGTCGAGGCTCGCCTTGAACGTGTAGTCGAAGCTGAAGTCGTTGTCGGCCTTGTAGGGCGGCCGAAGGTAGCCGGAGAGCCCCACCCAGTCGACGTACCCGTCACCGGGGTACAGCGACTCGAGGTAGCCGGGAACCTTGTGGGAGGCGGGGAGGTTGTTGACGATGTTCGGCGCCCAGACCCACACGACCAGGTTGTTGGCGCCCTCCTGCTGGAAGATGTCGTGGACGTGCCGCCACATCTTCACGTAGTCGCCCGCGCTGTTGCCGTTGATCGAATTGCCCTGGCCGTCTGTCTCCGCCCACGGGTACCAGATGCCGTTCATCTCGTGGTCGAGGCGGATCCCCAGCGGGAGGCCGGTGGCGACGATGTCCTTGGCGTACTGGTGCAGGTAGGCGTCGAAGTCCCCGCGGATGATGTTCGGCAGCGAGTACGCCGGCTCGTCGACGGTGTCGTTGCCTGCATCGATCGGACGCGACTCCCAGGTCATCATCGGCATCCGGCCCTGCTGCCAGGAGCGCGTGACGGCGTTGGCGCGGAAGGTCTCATCCCAGCCGCTGAAGTAGCCGACCAGGTTGGGCGAGACGCCGACCTTCGCGCTCGTGGAGTCGAAGGTCGCCCAGTTGAACGGCGCCTGCTCGGTGTACATGCCGTAGAAGCGCTTGGCGGGGTTCACCAGGTCGGCGCGGGCGGGAGCGGTGATCGGCGCAGCGGCGTTCCCGCCGGACGAACCGGAGCCATGGTTTCCCGCGGCCGTCGAGCCCGACGTCGAGCCGGAGGTGCCCTTGG
Proteins encoded:
- a CDS encoding glycoside hydrolase family 26 protein, whose translation is MSDQTAPTRTAAWWSQSKSRSQATAAAAIVLTAVLVGISAYVWVSPTGAPLRKAVDQAAEVVTPFAAQNAELKRNLDRATETIASQKGKLTALQKATLAAQAAAAKQLATAQQKAAAAESQLASVKAQLSAAQAKGTSGSTSGSTAAGNHGSGSSGGNAAAPITAPARADLVNPAKRFYGMYTEQAPFNWATFDSTSAKVGVSPNLVGYFSGWDETFRANAVTRSWQQGRMPMMTWESRPIDAGNDTVDEPAYSLPNIIRGDFDAYLHQYAKDIVATGLPLGIRLDHEMNGIWYPWAETDGQGNSINGNSAGDYVKMWRHVHDIFQQEGANNLVVWVWAPNIVNNLPASHKVPGYLESLYPGDGYVDWVGLSGYLRPPYKADNDFSFDYTFKASLDKLRSITSKPIMLAEVGASETEGHKATWITSFFEALAKPENDDIIGFSWFNLAVTSYVEGVRATNDWRIDSRADSLSAFITGLTRPEDDFALTPAP
- a CDS encoding UDP-glucose dehydrogenase family protein, which translates into the protein MTAPKKSKDQPAPRISVIGTGYLGATHAAAMAELGFDVVGVDTDPRKVEELKEGRAPFFEPGLPELIRRNVAAGRLTFTTDLAEAVAVSDVHFICVGTPQQSGSFAANLSYVEAAARGIAENLTHDGLIVGKSTVPVGTGARLRAIVADAVPAGIDVELVWNPEFLREGKAVDDTLSPDRLVFGGTSAKAEATLRRIYEKPISEGCPVLVADLPTAELVKVSANAFLATKISFINAIAEVCDAAGADVSLLADALGHDVRIGRQFLNAGLGFGGGCLPKDIRALMYRSNELGAHAAVGLLQQVDEINMGRRQRVIDLALKALGGSVLNRRIGVLGAAFKPHTDDVRDSPALNVAAALHLRGAQVVVYDPQARETAQRLYPTLGYADSMEEALTGADLTVVLTEWDEFTTADPAGLRELVRGRTVIDGRNCLDAAAWNRAGWSVLAMGTVPELAPLADDLAALAPVR